Proteins from one Deinococcus fonticola genomic window:
- a CDS encoding Glu/Leu/Phe/Val family dehydrogenase encodes MRASGLNWQGLMEQLHQALPYAEVTDSSLAYFKYPARTVSLNLPVRMDDGTVRVFKGYRCVHSTARGPSMGGLRLKAGLNAHECEVLAAIMTLKAAVADLPLGGAKGGIDVDPATLSPHELEGVTRRYAAGLVELIGKQQDILAPDVGSDQQIMAWTLDAYSEMVGETENGAVVGKPIPLGGSYGSKDARGRTAALVAQRVLEGSGRRLNRAPVAVHGYGEVGRKAARTLAEAGALVVAVSDAQGAIYDSGGLDLDALDAHRQQHGTLAGVGTPISPDELLELDVEVLMLAYDYGAINAGNAHAVRARYVVEATNRAVLPEAERFLKEQGVQVLPDLVASMGGLIVNYLEWVQDASNFFWTEEEILKAIDVRVNAALDGVLAFMHERQVDMRTAAYAVALNRLTNATTMRGVYP; translated from the coding sequence ATGAGGGCATCAGGACTCAACTGGCAGGGGTTGATGGAACAACTTCATCAGGCCCTTCCTTACGCCGAGGTGACGGACTCGTCCCTGGCTTACTTCAAGTACCCGGCCCGCACCGTCAGCCTGAACCTGCCGGTTCGCATGGACGACGGGACGGTTCGCGTGTTCAAGGGCTACCGCTGCGTGCACAGCACCGCGCGTGGTCCCAGCATGGGCGGCCTGCGCCTGAAAGCGGGCCTGAACGCCCACGAATGCGAGGTGCTGGCCGCCATCATGACGCTCAAGGCGGCGGTGGCCGACCTGCCGCTGGGCGGCGCGAAAGGTGGCATCGACGTCGACCCCGCGACCCTCAGCCCGCACGAACTGGAGGGCGTGACGCGCCGCTACGCCGCCGGGCTGGTCGAATTGATCGGCAAGCAGCAGGACATCCTGGCGCCGGACGTGGGCAGTGACCAGCAGATCATGGCCTGGACGCTCGATGCCTACAGCGAGATGGTCGGTGAAACCGAGAACGGCGCGGTGGTGGGCAAGCCCATTCCGCTGGGCGGCAGTTACGGCAGCAAGGACGCCCGTGGCCGCACGGCGGCGCTGGTGGCCCAGCGCGTGCTGGAAGGCAGCGGACGCCGCCTGAACCGCGCCCCGGTGGCGGTGCACGGCTACGGCGAGGTGGGCCGCAAGGCCGCCCGCACCCTGGCCGAGGCCGGCGCCCTGGTGGTGGCGGTCAGTGACGCGCAGGGCGCCATCTACGACAGCGGCGGCCTCGATCTGGACGCGCTCGACGCGCACCGCCAGCAGCACGGGACGCTGGCGGGCGTCGGCACGCCCATCAGCCCCGACGAGCTGCTGGAACTGGACGTCGAGGTGCTGATGCTGGCCTACGATTACGGGGCCATCAATGCCGGTAACGCCCACGCCGTGCGCGCCCGCTACGTGGTGGAAGCCACCAACCGCGCCGTGCTGCCCGAAGCCGAACGCTTCCTCAAGGAGCAGGGCGTGCAGGTGCTGCCGGACCTGGTGGCCAGTATGGGCGGCCTGATCGTGAATTACCTGGAGTGGGTGCAGGATGCCAGTAACTTCTTCTGGACCGAAGAGGAGATCCTGAAGGCCATCGACGTGCGCGTCAATGCTGCGCTGGACGGCGTACTGGCCTTCATGCATGAGCGCCAGGTGGACATGCGCACCGCCGCTTACGCCGTGGCCCTGAATCGCCTGACGAACGCCACGACCATGCGCGGCGTGTACCCATAA